In Mixophyes fleayi isolate aMixFle1 chromosome 4, aMixFle1.hap1, whole genome shotgun sequence, the following proteins share a genomic window:
- the LOC142150698 gene encoding olfactory receptor 1E16-like, translating into MVLFIGILLLYLMTVIGNLIIITLVCLVSQLHTPMYFFLCNLSTADIAYVSVTLPKLLSILITQDHKISFHGCITQLYFFLLCGQADIFILTCMAYDRYVAICKPLRYSMIMRINVLVVMSAFSWLIGIWNSLVHAMVASSLSFCHSNVIDHFFCDLKTLSMLSASDSTNRDVLTTVESVFIGCVPYLFIVISYVYIILTILKIRSSTGRLKAFSSCTSHLTTVILYYGPIIFLYMKPEKDSSREDDKVLSIVYAAVVPMLNPLVYSLRNKEVLGATAKIKQYMKNI; encoded by the coding sequence ATGGTACTTTTTATTGGgatattattgttgtatctgaTGACAGTCATTGGAAATCTGATCATTATCACACTTGTATGTCTAGTGTCCCAGTTGCACACTCCCATGTATTTCTTCCTGTGTAATCTCTCCACTGCAGATATCGCCTATGTCTCAGTTACTCTCCCAAAACTGCTGTCCATCCTTATAACACAAGACCACAAGATCTCATTTCATGGCTGTATTACTCagctatatttctttttattgtgtGGACAAGCTGACATATTTATCCTGACCTGCATGGCATATGACCGCTATGTGGCAATATGTAAGCCCTTGCGGTACTCAATGATCATGAGAATAAACGTGCTTGTTGTAATGTCTGCTTTCTCCTGGCTCATCGGCATCTGGAACTCCTTGGTTCATGCAATGGTGGCATCTTCATTATCTTTCTGCCATTCAAATGTAATTGACCATTTTTTCTGTGACCTGAAAACTCTGAGCATGCTCTCCGCTAGTGACTCTACCAACAGAGACGTTTTAACAACTGTAGAAAGTGTATTCATTGGATGTGTGCCTTATTTGTTCATTGTCATCTCTTATGTGTACATCATTTTAACAATATTGAAGATCAGATCTTCAACGGGACGTCTTAAAGCGTTCTCCAGCTGCACCTCCCATCTCACAACTGTAATATTATACTATGGACCAATCATTTTTTTGTACATGAAACCAGAGAAAGACAGCTCTAGAGAAGATGACAAAGTGCTCTCAATAGTATATGCAGCTGTGGTCCCAATGTTAAACCCATTGGTATATAGTCTGAGGAACAAGGAGGTGTTGGGAGCtactgcaaaaataaaacaatatatgaagaacatttaa